CGATCGGACAGCAAATAAGATAATATTCTCAACAGGTGTTTCGTTAAGAAGTTTGCAAATTATTAGCTGCTTGGCATGAAGAAGATTTTTATTTTACTAGTTTTGTCAATTCTATGTAGATCAGCGGTATGGGCCCAGAAGATCGGGTATGTTGATATGGAATTCATAACGAGTAAAATGCCGGAGTACCAACTGGCACAAACGGAGATGAAAAAATTCTCTGAAAAGTGGGCCAAGGAGATTTCGGACAAATTCGCGGAGACCGATCGCATGCAACGTGCATATATGGCAGAGGAAATCCTGCTGACTGATGACCTGAAAAGGAAAAGGCTGGGCGAGATCAAGGAGAAAGAACTGGAAGCCGGGGAATATAACAGTAAGATATTCGGAATGGAAGGGCTTCTTTTTCAGAAAAAGAAAGAGCTGATGAAGCCGGTACTTGAAAAAGTCCAACGGGCCGTCACCAAAGTTTGCAGCCAGCGCCGGCTTGATTTTATGTTTGACAAATCCAGCGACGTTGGAATGCTTTTCACCAATCCCAAACATGATTATTCGGATTATGTGATGGAAGAACTTGGAATCGATTCCAAAGCAACCAAGGCTGGTACTGAAAAGACAGGCAAAGCAGAGCAACCAGTGACGGCACCAACAGAGAACTCACCAAAACAAAAAAGTACAACCAGTAAACTTAAATAAGTAACAAAGCAATGAAACAAAAATTGATGGCTTTTTTGGTCCTGATGACCATTATCACCACCCCTCTGTTAGCTCAAACAACCCCTGCAAGCGGACTTACCAAAATAGGTTATACCAATGTCGATTATATAATCGGTAAATTGCCTGAGAGCAAAGTGATGCAGAATCAGCTTGAAGTGACAAAGGCCCAGTTGGATAAAGCATTGGGAGAAACCTACAAAGAAGCGCAGGACAAGTATGAAGCTTATCAGAAAAACGGGGCTAACATGACTGATGTGATCCGTGCAGATAAAGAAAAAGAATTGTCAAACCTGCAAGCACGTATTGAAGAAATGCGTAACAATGCACAGACTTCTTTGCAAACCAAGCAACAACAATTGCTGGAGCCAATCTTGACTAAGGTTAACAACGCAATTCAGGAAGTGGGTAAAGAAGCAGGGTTCCTATTCATTCTGAACATGGATGCAGGTGCTGGAACTACTCCAATTATCCTGTTTGCAGCTTCCGAGGAAAACAATGCAACCAATCTGATCCTTAGGAAACTAGGAGTTGATCCTGACAAAGTAGAAGCAGCAGCACCAGCGGCCACTACGCCAGCTAAGCCAGCCACTACACCGGCAACCACTCCAGCGACGACGCCTAAGAAAAAATAATAAGTACATTATTGAACTTAAAAAACCGGAGGGCAGTCTTTTAAACGGCTGATCTCCGGTTTTTGTTTTTGGTCAGCCGGGTTTGATTCCGGCTTCCTTGCTTTTATTATAATCCGGGGAATGCGGCAAATATTTAAAAAATGCAAAAGGTGCTGAAAGTGAGAAAAGCTATTCTGTGAAATCCAATTTTATAACTATTCAGAGGGCTTTCTATACAGTATTTACTAGTTTTGCGTTAAAATCTCAGTGCCCTTTTAACAATGGAATTAATTACATTTTCGACATTATGATTAAAAGATATATTCATAAAATACTGATACTTCTGACAACCGTTTTCTTCTTTTCCGCGGCTCAGGGACAGGATAATATGAAAAGTACTTCTTCCGGTCCCTTACAGATTGTATTTCCCGTAGAACCTGATTGGAATATTTTACAAGAAGGAAAAGAGATAAATTTCCATCTTCAGGTCAAAGGCGGAAAGAGCGATTCAGTACGGTATAGCATTGCCAGTGGCTGGATCAAGGAGATGAAATTTGACACGTCGGGCCATTTTGTATGGACGCCTGGCTATGATGTCGCCGACCGTATTAATACTACCAAATCATTCCCGATAGTTTTTGAAGCCCAGAATTCGTCGGGTGAAACCGCTTCGCGCGAAGTTGTTTTCAAAGTTAACCACGTCAACCGTCCACCTCAGGTCGACGAGCTTCAACCTTTTTACGTACAATACAAAACACAGAACGTATATAAAATTGACATGGGCTCAGTTCGGGATCTGGACGGAGACCCGATCGTTTTTGTGCCAATATTGGATGAAATGCCGGAAGGTATGAAGCTGACTGCCGCAGGCGAGATAACCTGGGACCCATCGGTAGTGCAGTTTAACATCTTGAAAAAGGCTGCCAAATACATGGAGTTTTATGTGGAAGATCAGCCATCCAAAACGCGTACGAAGGGACGTCTGAAACTGGATGTAACGCAGATGGACCTCGCGCCGGACTTCACAGTTATTCCGCAAAGTTCGGTAGTTAGAAGTGCTGAGAATAATCGTATCAACCTCCGGTTTACATTGTCGGATCCAAATGGAGAAGATGATATTTCGACATTTAATTTTATTTCGGAAAACAAGAGGGTACCAACCGAAGCATTGATCAAAAATACACCGACCAGTTATGAATTTATATGGGAGCCCGGGTTTGAGTTTGTAAAGGATCCATTTGATACCCTGGCTTTCAACATTACATTTTATGTGCTGGACAAAGCTCAGAACAAGAAGGAAAAGACGGTTAAGTTCGTTATAAAAAATACTGTGGATGAGAGCCTTCGTGACGCATATGTGTACAGTTTGTACAAAGGTGCACTTGTGAATGCGTGGGGGCTTCTGGAACAGATGCAAGAGAAGGAGATATATCTTAAAAAGGCATATTCCAAAGCGAAACGAGGAAAAAGGAGCAGATCGCTGCTGAATGCGTCGCTGGGTGCAACGACAGGTCTCGCTCCGCAGTTTACGCAAAGCGATCCAAAGACACGTGGTTATATTACCACGATCGGCGGTACGACGGTTGCGACAGTTGGAACACTGGAAGCAACGGAGGTAATAGGGAAGTCAACCAATGGTTTGCTGGATCGCTTCAATTATGTTTTGCAAAAAAAGAACGAGTTGCAGAATAAAGGCGATGTTTTTGCAAGAGAATACGGTCAGAAGTCAGCTCGGAGAAACCCTGAATTCATTCGTAAACTGGATGAATTCAAAGCATTGATGAACCTGAGCGGGTTGGTAGCACTGGAACTGGATGCTAACTGGGAGAATAAAAAGGAAGCTACGGATAATGCTTTGAAGAAAGCATTCAAAGACTTCGTTCCGTATACAAAAGACGAAAACTAGAAATAGAAAATATACAAAGAGTGAAAAGAGAGCTGATCAGCTCTCTTTTTTGTTTTCATCATCTTCCAATTCTTCTGAGGCGGGAAGTGTAGATATCTCGGTATCGTGGTGCGTTCCAGTGTTAAATTCTTCCTGTGAGAGCTCGCTATCGGTTAATTCAGACTTAGTTGTTTCGGGCGTTTCACCTTCTGTATGTGCGGCAGAATGAAAGCTTCCCTGGAATACGAGAATGCTGCATACACCAATAAAAATACAAGAATCAGCAATGTTGAAAATAGGGGTTGAGTAGTACTGGCCACCCCAGACCGGAACCCATTCAGGAATAAAGCCTTCCCAGAAATCAACGAAGATCATATCAATAACCTGACCATGAAACCAGGGCGTAGGCGATCCGTAAGGTGCATTGTGCAGCAGAACGCCATAAAATGTACTATCTATCACATTACCCACCGCGCCGGCCAATATCATCGCCAGGGCCCAAAGCAGGCCCTTAGAAGCACCTGCTCTCGCAAGGTGGATCATATAGCCACCAATAGCCACCATTGCTACGAGCCGGAACAATGTCAGGAAAAGCTTACCATATTCGTGACCCAGCTGCATACCAAATGCCATGCCGGGATTAAGCACATAATGGAGTTTCAACCAATTTCCAATAAGCCCTATCTGGCCTGAAAAACCCGGTTCCATGTATTTATAGACCAAAAGTTTGGAGACCTGATCAATACCAATGAGCAGTAAACTGAAAAGTAAATATGGTGTTGGATTTTTGGATTGGTTCATTCCTTTTTAAAAACAATTGACAATTTTGAGAATGCGAAAGTAATAACTTACTTATAAAGAACCGATTCCTCTTCTCTTCAATTCACTTTTGACTAACAAAAACTCTCTGCTGCTTTGGCCTGCAATGGAGGTGTTTTCTTCTGCCCGGCGGATGAGGTAAGGCAGAACTGCGTTGATAGGGCCGTAGGGGACGTATTTGGCCACATTGTAACCCGCTTTCGCCAGGTTGAAGGAAATATTGTCGCTCATGCCGAGAAGTTGTGCAAACCAGATCCGGTCGTCACTCTGGGCGATACCCAACTTCTTCATCTTAGTAGCGCAGTACTGAGAGCTGTATTCATTGTGGGTACCAAGACAGATCGCAATGTATTCAATGTGGTCCAGACAAAAATCAACGGCGAGATTATAGTCAATATCAGTAGCGTCTTTTGAAATGTGAATAGGATTGAAATATTCATTTTCCCGTGCCCTCAAACGCTCTTTTTCCATGTAAGCGCCCCGGACCAGTTTACCACCCAGGAAATAACCTTTCTGGCGGGCTGTCAGGTAGGCGGTTTTAAGAGCTTCCAGCGTTTCGTGGCGATATAATTGATAAGTATTGTAAACAATGGCCCTATCCTTATTGAATTTCTCCATCATCTCGTAGCTGAGATCATCAATGATGCCCTGGATCCAGCTTTCTTCCGCGTCCACAAAAATCCTCACACTTTTATCATGAGCGTGGCCGCACAAGCGTTCCACACGTTCTTTGACACGTTCGTAAGATGCCTTCTCTTCTTCCGAAAGCGGATCCTTTTTCTGGATTTTTTCCAGCAACTCGGCAGAAGCGACGCCGGTCACTTTGAATACTGAAAATGGAATGGTTTTAGAACTTGCAGCCTTGTCGATTGTTTTGAGGATTTCGGCAGCGGTTGCCTCAAAGCTGCTCTCTTTATCTTCGCCTTCAACAGAATAATCGAGTATGGTACCGATG
The genomic region above belongs to Dyadobacter pollutisoli and contains:
- a CDS encoding OmpH family outer membrane protein; translation: MKKIFILLVLSILCRSAVWAQKIGYVDMEFITSKMPEYQLAQTEMKKFSEKWAKEISDKFAETDRMQRAYMAEEILLTDDLKRKRLGEIKEKELEAGEYNSKIFGMEGLLFQKKKELMKPVLEKVQRAVTKVCSQRRLDFMFDKSSDVGMLFTNPKHDYSDYVMEELGIDSKATKAGTEKTGKAEQPVTAPTENSPKQKSTTSKLK
- a CDS encoding OmpH family outer membrane protein, with protein sequence MKQKLMAFLVLMTIITTPLLAQTTPASGLTKIGYTNVDYIIGKLPESKVMQNQLEVTKAQLDKALGETYKEAQDKYEAYQKNGANMTDVIRADKEKELSNLQARIEEMRNNAQTSLQTKQQQLLEPILTKVNNAIQEVGKEAGFLFILNMDAGAGTTPIILFAASEENNATNLILRKLGVDPDKVEAAAPAATTPAKPATTPATTPATTPKKK
- a CDS encoding lipoprotein signal peptidase, producing MNQSKNPTPYLLFSLLLIGIDQVSKLLVYKYMEPGFSGQIGLIGNWLKLHYVLNPGMAFGMQLGHEYGKLFLTLFRLVAMVAIGGYMIHLARAGASKGLLWALAMILAGAVGNVIDSTFYGVLLHNAPYGSPTPWFHGQVIDMIFVDFWEGFIPEWVPVWGGQYYSTPIFNIADSCIFIGVCSILVFQGSFHSAAHTEGETPETTKSELTDSELSQEEFNTGTHHDTEISTLPASEELEDDENKKES
- a CDS encoding proline dehydrogenase family protein; its protein translation is MAYPSPKDQIPVFFEDTSVAFASKSDAKLRKTYWLFSLMNQARVVNLGTFFIKLALKLNLPIKNLIRVTIFEQFCGGETINDCDATITMLGQSGIGTILDYSVEGEDKESSFEATAAEILKTIDKAASSKTIPFSVFKVTGVASAELLEKIQKKDPLSEEEKASYERVKERVERLCGHAHDKSVRIFVDAEESWIQGIIDDLSYEMMEKFNKDRAIVYNTYQLYRHETLEALKTAYLTARQKGYFLGGKLVRGAYMEKERLRARENEYFNPIHISKDATDIDYNLAVDFCLDHIEYIAICLGTHNEYSSQYCATKMKKLGIAQSDDRIWFAQLLGMSDNISFNLAKAGYNVAKYVPYGPINAVLPYLIRRAEENTSIAGQSSREFLLVKSELKRRGIGSL